In one Alnus glutinosa chromosome 12, dhAlnGlut1.1, whole genome shotgun sequence genomic region, the following are encoded:
- the LOC133851938 gene encoding uncharacterized protein LOC133851938, with the protein MMYAYGVTFSLILLLFLANMVKYNEARLAQANGTEAEMVPLMEEGKMEKMMMVMNESRRRLGSFQICALCTCCGGAKGLCLPSPCCYAINCNIPNRPFGFCSFTPKTCNCFGCHL; encoded by the exons ATGATGTATGCTTATGGTGTCACATTCTCTCTCATATTGCTGCTCTTTTTAGCCAATATGGTCAAATACAATGAAGCAAGACTGGCCCAA GCAAATGGGACGGAGGCTGAGATGGTGCCTTTGATGGAGGAAGGGAAGATGgagaagatgatgatggtgatgaatGAGAGCAGGAGGAGGCTGGGGAGCTTCCAGATATGTGCACTGTGCACTTGCTGTGGTGGGGCCAAAGGCCTCTGCTTGCCATCTCCTTGTTGCTATGCCATCAATTGCAACATTCCCAATAGACCTTTCGGCTTCTGTTCTTTCACTCCCAAGACCTGTAATTGCTTTGGATGCCATCTCTGA
- the LOC133851803 gene encoding uncharacterized protein LOC133851803 isoform X2, with amino-acid sequence MKSDCKLSIWGLGGSLQNSKFSQCGNKCRPHGSEALPKGIVSETSNLEMRPLWGSSKASYNKDFQQTNMNSTSNLFAMAVGIKQKDLVNKMVKKFLSSNFVVMLFHYDGIVNEWKDFEWNNRVIHISAVNQTKWWFAKRFLHPDIVSEYSYIFLWDEDLGVEDFHPEQYVSIIKSEGLEISQPALDPNKSEVHHQITAQGRRTKVHRRIYKPGGSGKGCDGSSTGPPCTGWIEMMAPVFSKAAWRCVWYMIQNDLIHAWGLDMQLGYCAQGDRTKNVGVVDAEYIVHYGRPTLGGTDGNEASPQSRTKDHRVDVRRQSYIELDIFRKRWKKAVEEDECWIDPYQQPVEERIL; translated from the exons ATGAAGTCTGACTGT AAATTGTCAATATGGGGACTAGGTGGTAGTTTGCAGAATTCAAAATTCAGCCAATGCGGG AATAAATGCAGGCCTCATGGAAGCGAGGCATTACCTAAAGGTATTGTTTCCGAGACTTCTAACTTGGAAATGCGACCATTATGGGGTTCTTCAAAG GCTTCTTATAACAAAGATTTTCAACAGACTAATATGAATTCTACAAGTAATCTTTTTGCTATGGCTGTTGGGATAAAGCAAAAAGATCTTGTGAATAAAATGGTCAAAAAG TTTCTGTCAAGTAATTTTGTTGTGATGCTTTTCCACTATGATGGAATTGTTAATGAATGGAAGGATTTTGAATGGAATAATCGTGTCATACACATTTCTGCAGTCAATCAAACTAAATG GTGGTTTGCCAAGCGTTTCTTACATCCTGATATAGTTTCTGAGTATAGTTACATTTTCCTATGGGATGAGGACCTTGGAGTTGAAGACTTCCATCCCGAACA ATATGTGTCTATAATTAAAAGTGAGGGGCTTGAGATATCACAGCCAGCACTTGATCCTAACAAATCTGAGGTGCATCATCAAATTACCGCTCAGGGGAGGAGAACAAAAGTGCACAG AAGGATTTACAAGCCTGGTGGCAGTGGGAAAGGTTGTGATGGCAGCAGTACAGGTCCTCCATGCACTGG GTGGATAGAAATGATGGCACCTGTTTTCTCAAAAGCTGCCTGGCGGTGTGTATGGTATATGATCCAG AATGACTTGATCCATGCTTGGGGCCTAGATATGCAGCTTGGTTATTGTGCACAG GGCGATCGAACCAAAAACGTTGGTGTTGTGGATGCTGAGTACATAGTCCATTATGGTCGTCCTACACTCGGAGGCACAGATGGAAATGAG GCATCACCTCAGTCTCGTACAAAGGATCATAGGGTTGAT GTGAGGAGGCAATCGTACATTGAATTGGATATTTTCAGAAAACGATGGAAAAAAGCTGTTGAGGAGGATGAATGTTGGATTGATCCATACCAACAGCCTGTGGAGGAGAGAATACTTTAG
- the LOC133851803 gene encoding uncharacterized protein LOC133851803 isoform X1 — translation MKSDCVSVLADPNYRRSCLCSILPTTSLLCLVFFIGSAFIGPAYKEKLSIWGLGGSLQNSKFSQCGNKCRPHGSEALPKGIVSETSNLEMRPLWGSSKASYNKDFQQTNMNSTSNLFAMAVGIKQKDLVNKMVKKFLSSNFVVMLFHYDGIVNEWKDFEWNNRVIHISAVNQTKWWFAKRFLHPDIVSEYSYIFLWDEDLGVEDFHPEQYVSIIKSEGLEISQPALDPNKSEVHHQITAQGRRTKVHRRIYKPGGSGKGCDGSSTGPPCTGWIEMMAPVFSKAAWRCVWYMIQNDLIHAWGLDMQLGYCAQGDRTKNVGVVDAEYIVHYGRPTLGGTDGNEASPQSRTKDHRVDVRRQSYIELDIFRKRWKKAVEEDECWIDPYQQPVEERIL, via the exons ATGAAGTCTGACTGT GTATCTGTATTAGCAGATCCAAACTATCGGAGGTCATGTCTTTGTAGCATTTTACCCACAACTTCTTTGCTTTGTCTAGTGTTCTTCATAGGGAGTGCATTCATAGGACCGGCTTACAAAGAG AAATTGTCAATATGGGGACTAGGTGGTAGTTTGCAGAATTCAAAATTCAGCCAATGCGGG AATAAATGCAGGCCTCATGGAAGCGAGGCATTACCTAAAGGTATTGTTTCCGAGACTTCTAACTTGGAAATGCGACCATTATGGGGTTCTTCAAAG GCTTCTTATAACAAAGATTTTCAACAGACTAATATGAATTCTACAAGTAATCTTTTTGCTATGGCTGTTGGGATAAAGCAAAAAGATCTTGTGAATAAAATGGTCAAAAAG TTTCTGTCAAGTAATTTTGTTGTGATGCTTTTCCACTATGATGGAATTGTTAATGAATGGAAGGATTTTGAATGGAATAATCGTGTCATACACATTTCTGCAGTCAATCAAACTAAATG GTGGTTTGCCAAGCGTTTCTTACATCCTGATATAGTTTCTGAGTATAGTTACATTTTCCTATGGGATGAGGACCTTGGAGTTGAAGACTTCCATCCCGAACA ATATGTGTCTATAATTAAAAGTGAGGGGCTTGAGATATCACAGCCAGCACTTGATCCTAACAAATCTGAGGTGCATCATCAAATTACCGCTCAGGGGAGGAGAACAAAAGTGCACAG AAGGATTTACAAGCCTGGTGGCAGTGGGAAAGGTTGTGATGGCAGCAGTACAGGTCCTCCATGCACTGG GTGGATAGAAATGATGGCACCTGTTTTCTCAAAAGCTGCCTGGCGGTGTGTATGGTATATGATCCAG AATGACTTGATCCATGCTTGGGGCCTAGATATGCAGCTTGGTTATTGTGCACAG GGCGATCGAACCAAAAACGTTGGTGTTGTGGATGCTGAGTACATAGTCCATTATGGTCGTCCTACACTCGGAGGCACAGATGGAAATGAG GCATCACCTCAGTCTCGTACAAAGGATCATAGGGTTGAT GTGAGGAGGCAATCGTACATTGAATTGGATATTTTCAGAAAACGATGGAAAAAAGCTGTTGAGGAGGATGAATGTTGGATTGATCCATACCAACAGCCTGTGGAGGAGAGAATACTTTAG